In Natrinema amylolyticum, the following are encoded in one genomic region:
- a CDS encoding 30S ribosomal protein S28e — protein sequence MSAEEEESGSTPAEVIEVVGKTGMHGEAMQVKCRIKEGENQGRIITRNCLGPVREGDVLQLRETAREADSIGGQ from the coding sequence ATGAGTGCTGAAGAGGAAGAAAGCGGCTCTACGCCCGCCGAGGTCATCGAGGTCGTCGGCAAGACCGGCATGCACGGCGAAGCCATGCAGGTCAAATGCCGAATCAAGGAGGGCGAGAACCAGGGACGTATCATCACCCGTAACTGTCTCGGGCCGGTCCGCGAAGGGGACGTACTCCAGCTTCGCGAGACCGCCCGCGAGGCCGACTCCATCGGAGGACAATAA
- a CDS encoding SDR family NAD(P)-dependent oxidoreductase, translated as MTHSRGAIIVGASSGIGEALARRLAADGYEIGLTARRTERLRAIGAELPTKSYVATMDVTELENARDGFFELAEAMPSVDLVVISAGVATVNRDLEWEPERQTVDVNVGGFTAVATAAMEYFERDSNTASETDGHLVGISSVAAHIGNGDAPAYNASKAYVSTYLEGLRYRQSDRDADVTITTIEPGFVDTKLSLGGFWECSPETAAEQIARAIRKERSHAYVTRRWRAVAWVLDLAPERLLRRLF; from the coding sequence ATGACGCACTCTCGCGGGGCGATCATCGTCGGCGCGTCGTCGGGCATCGGAGAAGCGCTGGCCCGGCGACTCGCAGCGGACGGCTACGAGATCGGCCTGACGGCGCGGCGGACGGAACGACTGCGGGCGATCGGCGCGGAACTGCCGACCAAATCGTACGTCGCGACGATGGACGTCACGGAGCTCGAGAACGCTCGAGACGGCTTTTTCGAACTGGCAGAGGCGATGCCATCGGTCGACCTCGTCGTCATCAGCGCCGGGGTCGCGACCGTCAACCGGGACCTCGAGTGGGAGCCCGAGCGGCAGACGGTCGACGTCAACGTGGGCGGCTTCACCGCCGTCGCGACGGCGGCGATGGAATACTTCGAGCGCGATTCGAATACCGCGAGCGAGACCGATGGGCATCTCGTGGGCATCTCTTCGGTCGCGGCTCACATCGGCAACGGTGACGCACCGGCGTACAACGCCTCCAAGGCCTACGTCTCGACGTATCTCGAGGGGCTTCGCTATCGACAGAGCGACCGGGACGCCGACGTGACGATCACGACCATCGAGCCGGGGTTCGTCGACACCAAGCTCTCGCTGGGCGGGTTCTGGGAGTGTTCGCCCGAGACAGCGGCCGAGCAGATCGCTCGAGCGATCCGTAAAGAGCGGAGCCACGCCTACGTGACGCGGCGGTGGCGGGCCGTCGCGTGGGTGCTGGATCTCGCTCCGGAACGGCTGCTCCGGCGGCTCTTCTGA
- the rpl7ae gene encoding 50S ribosomal protein L7Ae encodes MSVYVNTDIPADLADDALEALEVARDTGRVKKGTNETTKAIERGNAELVYVAEDVSPEEIVMHLPELAEEKGIPVVFIETQDDVGHAAGLEVGSAAAAIVDAGEAADDVEDIADKVEDLD; translated from the coding sequence ATGTCAGTCTACGTCAATACCGACATCCCAGCCGACCTCGCCGACGACGCTCTCGAGGCGCTCGAGGTCGCACGAGACACAGGACGAGTAAAGAAAGGAACGAACGAAACCACGAAGGCGATCGAGCGCGGCAACGCCGAGCTCGTTTACGTCGCCGAGGACGTCTCTCCCGAAGAGATCGTCATGCACCTTCCCGAACTCGCTGAGGAGAAGGGCATTCCCGTCGTCTTCATCGAGACCCAGGACGACGTCGGCCACGCCGCCGGCCTCGAGGTCGGCTCGGCCGCCGCGGCGATCGTCGACGCCGGTGAGGCAGCAGACGACGTCGAGGACATCGCCGACAAGGTCGAGGACCTCGACTGA
- a CDS encoding DUF456 domain-containing protein produces the protein MVDVALVVAIALLVGAIVGAAVPMVPSGLLSLAGLAVYWWGSGLAELSALTFAVLVFIAVVTALVEFFGGSIAARAGGASWVTTAAAAVVGIVLMLVTGPLGLLAGLFGTVFVLEFVRNGELEGSARSAVYTTVGTLASTAVQVLLTASVLLGFVVAVFVL, from the coding sequence ATGGTCGATGTCGCTCTCGTCGTCGCTATCGCGTTGCTCGTCGGTGCAATCGTCGGCGCGGCCGTCCCGATGGTACCGAGCGGCCTCCTCTCGCTGGCCGGTCTCGCCGTCTACTGGTGGGGCTCCGGACTCGCCGAACTGAGCGCCCTCACCTTCGCCGTCCTCGTCTTTATCGCCGTCGTCACCGCACTCGTCGAGTTCTTCGGCGGCTCGATCGCCGCACGCGCCGGCGGCGCATCGTGGGTGACGACGGCGGCGGCTGCCGTCGTCGGGATCGTCCTCATGCTCGTCACCGGTCCGCTGGGGCTGCTCGCCGGCCTCTTCGGCACCGTCTTCGTCCTCGAGTTCGTTCGGAACGGAGAACTCGAGGGGAGCGCGCGCTCGGCGGTCTACACGACCGTCGGGACCCTCGCGTCGACGGCGGTGCAGGTCCTGCTGACGGCGTCGGTCCTGCTCGGGTTCGTCGTGGCCGTCTTCGTGCTCTGA
- the tmcA gene encoding tRNA(Met) cytidine acetyltransferase TmcA, producing MDVDIVGLAESLREEAERADERRLLVLAGDRERGYEALESILDALSVPITGTTLVGPDDRLRCEQLPQVNASDLLGTTRDVIAVDAHGELQPNALGKVTGAVDGGGLFVLLTPPLEAWPDRRGAFDESLAVPPFELADVTGRFKRRLVETLRTHRGIAIVDLETDRLEADGLIDPAPRLATETPTPPPDHRFPAAAYEACLTADQVDAVAAFESLREPERAVVLEADRGRGKSSAAGLAAGAFALEGERVLVTAPAARNAAELFDRAGELCEALEGDAAIVDSRRIETPAGGSIEFLEPTAAVEGLESADVVIVDEAAALPVATLESLLAADRVAFATTIHGYEGAGRGFSVRFRDRLAESDHAVTDRTLVEPIRYAAGDPVEVWAFRALLLDARPPVEPLVADATPETVTYRRLEPDDLLEDDRLLREAFGLLVLAHYRTEPNDLARLLDAPNLAARALLHDGHVVSVALLAREGELPADTRAMMYEGGRVRGNMLPDVLTSQLRDEAASKPVGRRVVRIATHHAARSRGLGSRLLERIREEFADSETPRVSDDERDRRSRERVDWLGTGFGATPGLLEFWRENGYRTVHVSTTRNDASGEYSALMLAPTSDDGRALHDRHADWFARRFAALSSDALDDLAPDVARALLRSVDADAGPPLSITDHEWRVVAGAAYGPGLFDVDPGPFRALVVRYLVDDPETVALTDREERLLVLRTLQGHDWETVANHLKYHSSGQCMRALGDAFRPLVDRYGSDAALEVRERFNDE from the coding sequence ATGGACGTCGATATCGTCGGCCTCGCCGAGTCGCTCCGCGAGGAAGCCGAGCGCGCGGACGAGCGCCGACTGCTCGTTCTCGCCGGCGATCGCGAACGCGGATACGAGGCCCTCGAGTCGATCCTCGACGCACTCTCAGTTCCGATCACCGGGACGACGCTTGTCGGTCCCGACGACCGACTCCGCTGCGAACAACTCCCGCAGGTCAACGCGAGCGACCTCCTCGGGACCACGCGGGACGTAATCGCCGTCGACGCCCACGGGGAACTCCAGCCGAACGCGCTCGGCAAAGTCACCGGCGCGGTCGACGGCGGCGGACTCTTCGTCCTGCTGACGCCGCCGCTCGAGGCGTGGCCGGACCGCCGCGGCGCGTTCGACGAATCGCTCGCCGTCCCGCCGTTCGAACTGGCCGACGTCACCGGCCGGTTCAAACGCCGCCTCGTCGAGACGCTGCGGACCCACCGCGGCATCGCGATCGTCGACCTCGAGACCGATCGGCTCGAGGCCGACGGCCTGATTGACCCGGCCCCGCGGCTGGCGACGGAGACCCCGACTCCGCCGCCGGACCACCGATTTCCGGCCGCCGCCTACGAGGCCTGTCTCACGGCCGATCAGGTCGACGCGGTCGCCGCCTTCGAGTCGCTTCGCGAGCCCGAACGGGCCGTCGTGCTCGAGGCCGATCGCGGCCGCGGCAAGTCGAGCGCCGCCGGGCTGGCCGCGGGAGCGTTCGCCCTCGAGGGCGAGCGCGTCCTGGTAACCGCTCCCGCCGCGCGGAACGCGGCGGAACTGTTCGACCGAGCGGGAGAACTCTGTGAGGCACTCGAGGGTGACGCCGCTATCGTCGACTCCCGTCGGATCGAGACGCCTGCCGGCGGCTCGATCGAATTCCTCGAGCCGACCGCGGCCGTCGAGGGGCTCGAATCGGCGGACGTCGTCATCGTCGACGAGGCCGCGGCGCTGCCCGTCGCGACGCTCGAGTCGCTGCTCGCGGCGGATCGGGTCGCCTTCGCGACGACGATCCACGGCTACGAAGGTGCGGGGCGGGGCTTCTCGGTCCGCTTCCGGGACCGACTCGCTGAGAGCGATCACGCGGTGACCGACCGCACGCTCGTCGAGCCGATCCGCTACGCGGCGGGCGACCCCGTCGAGGTGTGGGCCTTCCGGGCACTGCTGCTCGACGCTCGCCCGCCGGTCGAGCCGCTCGTGGCCGACGCGACGCCCGAGACGGTCACGTATCGACGGCTCGAGCCCGACGACCTGCTCGAGGACGACCGACTGCTCCGGGAGGCCTTCGGGCTGCTCGTCCTCGCCCATTACCGGACCGAACCCAACGACCTCGCGCGCTTGCTCGACGCGCCCAATCTCGCGGCGCGCGCGTTACTCCACGACGGCCACGTCGTCAGCGTCGCCCTGCTCGCTCGCGAGGGGGAGTTACCCGCCGACACTCGCGCGATGATGTACGAGGGCGGCCGCGTTCGCGGCAACATGCTCCCGGACGTGCTGACGAGCCAGTTGCGCGACGAGGCGGCGAGCAAACCCGTCGGCCGCCGCGTCGTCCGGATCGCGACCCACCACGCGGCCCGCTCCCGGGGACTCGGCTCGCGCCTGCTCGAGCGCATCCGCGAGGAGTTCGCCGACAGCGAGACGCCCCGCGTCTCGGACGACGAACGGGACCGTCGGTCCCGCGAGCGAGTCGACTGGCTCGGCACCGGCTTCGGCGCGACACCCGGCCTCCTCGAGTTCTGGCGCGAGAACGGCTATCGGACGGTCCACGTCTCGACGACCCGCAACGACGCCAGCGGCGAGTACTCTGCGCTCATGCTCGCGCCGACCAGCGACGACGGCCGGGCGCTCCACGACCGCCACGCCGACTGGTTCGCCCGCCGGTTCGCCGCGCTCAGTTCGGACGCGCTCGACGATCTCGCGCCCGACGTCGCTCGAGCGCTCCTCCGAAGCGTCGACGCCGACGCCGGACCCCCGCTCTCGATAACGGACCACGAGTGGCGGGTCGTCGCCGGTGCCGCCTACGGGCCGGGGCTGTTCGACGTCGATCCCGGACCGTTCAGGGCCCTCGTCGTCCGCTATCTCGTCGACGACCCCGAGACCGTCGCCCTGACGGACCGCGAGGAACGGTTGCTCGTCTTGCGCACCCTCCAGGGTCACGACTGGGAGACGGTCGCGAACCACCTCAAGTACCACTCGTCGGGCCAGTGCATGCGAGCGCTCGGCGACGCGTTTCGCCCGCTGGTCGACCGCTACGGATCGGACGCGGCGCTCGAGGTTCGGGAGCGGTTTAATGACGAATAG
- a CDS encoding carboxypeptidase-like regulatory domain-containing protein — protein sequence MSNYRRTFLQRTALVGSGLIGAATGVGAADTDSTGATGSARIEGTVTHFGRPVADATVTADENSTRTDESGSYSLEIDRGEYTLSVTAPGYASRSIAVNVADGETVSMDVGLEREWGPGSGDLEVSATPVGGGRTIPCEITVFGDERYGVTAPLGSAPDGENWEKGFQVSEGWWEILVTNAEGYSDGYQEVLVEDGETAFGWVQLAEGDDEIAETGRIDGTVVDETGTPVDGATVWTDGARTAVDDDGEFELELEHGRHRIVTTAAGYERVAGDVQVKFGRTTGLTVTLRSRDSQ from the coding sequence ATGTCGAACTATCGCCGAACGTTTCTTCAGCGGACGGCCCTCGTCGGGTCCGGACTGATCGGAGCCGCGACCGGAGTCGGCGCGGCCGACACCGATTCGACCGGCGCGACCGGCAGCGCTCGCATCGAGGGCACGGTAACGCACTTCGGACGCCCGGTCGCAGACGCGACGGTGACGGCTGACGAGAACAGTACCAGAACGGACGAGTCGGGGTCGTACTCCCTCGAGATCGATCGCGGCGAGTATACACTCTCGGTGACTGCGCCGGGCTACGCGTCTCGATCGATCGCGGTCAACGTCGCGGACGGCGAGACGGTCTCGATGGACGTCGGCCTCGAGCGCGAGTGGGGTCCCGGCAGCGGTGATCTGGAGGTCTCCGCGACGCCCGTCGGCGGCGGTCGGACGATCCCGTGTGAGATCACGGTCTTCGGTGACGAGCGATACGGCGTTACCGCACCGCTCGGATCGGCTCCCGACGGTGAAAACTGGGAGAAGGGATTTCAGGTGAGCGAGGGCTGGTGGGAGATCCTGGTCACGAACGCCGAGGGATACAGCGACGGCTATCAGGAGGTACTGGTCGAAGACGGCGAGACGGCCTTCGGCTGGGTCCAGCTCGCCGAGGGCGACGACGAGATCGCGGAGACGGGACGGATCGACGGCACCGTCGTCGACGAGACCGGAACCCCCGTCGACGGCGCGACCGTTTGGACGGACGGCGCGCGAACGGCGGTCGATGACGACGGCGAGTTCGAACTCGAGCTCGAGCACGGTCGACACCGCATCGTGACGACCGCGGCGGGATACGAGCGGGTCGCGGGCGACGTTCAGGTCAAGTTCGGCCGGACGACGGGACTGACCGTCACGCTCCGGTCGCGCGACTCACAGTAA
- a CDS encoding glutamate--tRNA ligase, whose translation MEDELRERVEREAEKHALLNAVKHESDAAVGAVMGPLMGDNPDFREHSDAVPGVVGGVVSRVNDLAYEEKRARLEELAPEELAEIEAEEEEDKHDLPDLPNADDYDEIRMRCAPNPNGPWHVGHARMPAVIGTYRERYDGWFCVRFDDTDPETKRPDLEAYDAILEDLDYLGFEPDATYKASDRLETYYDHARELIEMGGAYTCSCSGEAFSELKNSGEACPHREKDQETVLEEFEAMIDGEYSSGELVLRVKTDIEHKNPALRDWVAFRMIDTPHPREEASEYRCWPMLDFQSGVDDHLLEITHIIRGIDLQDSAKRQQFVYDYFGWEYPEVIHWGHVQLDDYDVKMSTSTIAELIEEGKLDGWDDPRAPTLKSLRRRGIRGEAIVEAMTGLGTSTTDVDLAMSSIYANNRDLIDEETDRRFFVRDGNQIPLAGDPPAEANPPLHPNHEERGVREIPVGDSVMLELGDIPDGDESEEQRIWLKGFGCFRFDDGVLRYTGDDIDVVREGGVDVIHWVPADGRVPVRMRTMDGDVTGHAEPGVADLEPDEMVQFERVGFARIDRHDRDEDDEETVAYYAHP comes from the coding sequence ATGGAAGACGAGTTACGCGAGCGCGTCGAGCGCGAGGCCGAGAAGCACGCGCTGTTGAACGCCGTCAAACACGAGAGCGACGCCGCGGTCGGTGCCGTAATGGGGCCGCTGATGGGCGACAACCCGGACTTTCGAGAGCACTCCGACGCCGTCCCCGGCGTCGTCGGCGGCGTCGTGAGTCGCGTCAACGACCTCGCGTACGAGGAGAAACGAGCCCGTCTCGAGGAACTCGCACCCGAGGAACTCGCCGAGATCGAGGCCGAGGAGGAGGAAGACAAACACGACCTCCCGGATCTCCCCAATGCGGACGACTACGACGAGATCCGGATGCGGTGTGCGCCGAACCCGAACGGGCCCTGGCACGTCGGCCACGCCCGGATGCCCGCCGTCATCGGCACCTATCGCGAGCGCTACGACGGCTGGTTCTGCGTGCGGTTCGACGACACTGACCCCGAGACCAAGCGACCCGACCTCGAGGCCTACGACGCGATCCTCGAGGATCTCGACTATCTCGGCTTCGAGCCCGACGCGACCTACAAGGCGAGCGACCGCCTCGAGACCTACTACGACCACGCCCGCGAACTGATCGAGATGGGCGGGGCCTACACCTGCTCGTGTTCGGGCGAGGCGTTCTCGGAGCTGAAGAACTCGGGCGAGGCCTGTCCCCACCGCGAGAAGGACCAGGAGACCGTCCTCGAGGAGTTCGAGGCCATGATCGACGGCGAGTACAGCAGCGGCGAGCTGGTCCTGCGGGTCAAGACCGACATCGAACACAAGAACCCGGCGCTGCGCGACTGGGTGGCCTTCCGGATGATCGACACGCCACACCCGCGCGAGGAGGCCAGCGAGTACCGCTGTTGGCCCATGCTCGACTTCCAGTCGGGCGTCGACGATCACCTGCTCGAGATCACCCACATCATCCGCGGGATCGACTTACAGGACTCCGCGAAGCGCCAGCAGTTCGTCTACGACTACTTCGGGTGGGAGTATCCGGAAGTCATCCACTGGGGGCACGTCCAGCTCGACGACTACGACGTCAAGATGAGCACGTCGACGATCGCCGAGCTGATCGAGGAAGGGAAACTCGACGGTTGGGACGACCCGCGAGCGCCGACGCTCAAGAGCCTGCGCCGGCGCGGCATCCGCGGCGAGGCCATCGTCGAGGCGATGACCGGACTCGGCACCTCGACCACCGACGTCGACCTCGCGATGAGTTCGATCTACGCGAACAACCGCGACCTGATCGACGAGGAGACCGACCGCCGCTTTTTCGTCCGCGACGGAAACCAGATCCCGCTCGCCGGCGATCCGCCCGCCGAAGCGAACCCGCCGCTTCACCCCAATCACGAGGAGCGCGGTGTTCGCGAGATCCCCGTCGGTGACTCCGTCATGCTCGAGCTCGGGGACATTCCCGACGGAGACGAGAGCGAGGAGCAGCGCATCTGGCTGAAGGGATTCGGCTGTTTCCGGTTCGACGACGGCGTCCTCCGATACACCGGCGACGATATCGACGTCGTCCGCGAGGGCGGTGTCGACGTCATCCACTGGGTGCCCGCCGACGGGAGAGTCCCCGTCCGCATGCGAACGATGGACGGCGACGTGACGGGGCACGCGGAACCGGGCGTCGCCGACCTCGAGCCCGACGAGATGGTGCAGTTCGAGCGGGTCGGCTTCGCACGAATCGATCGCCACGACCGCGACGAGGACGACGAGGAGACGGTCGCGTACTACGCGCATCCCTGA
- a CDS encoding 50S ribosomal protein L24e, whose product MVEKRTCDYTGEEIEPGTGIMYVQTDGTVLHFVDSKAEKNFKLGREPRDLEWTEEGRRGKGPSQADTPADEEADQTEQVETGEDEDLETESEAVDEDEEDVPAGDETVDETEETEAEEA is encoded by the coding sequence ATGGTCGAGAAACGAACCTGCGACTACACGGGCGAAGAGATCGAACCCGGCACGGGCATCATGTACGTCCAGACGGACGGCACCGTGCTCCACTTCGTCGACTCCAAGGCGGAGAAAAACTTCAAGCTCGGGCGCGAACCGCGCGATCTCGAGTGGACCGAAGAAGGTCGTCGCGGCAAGGGTCCATCGCAGGCCGACACGCCTGCTGACGAGGAAGCCGACCAGACCGAGCAGGTCGAGACCGGCGAAGACGAGGACCTCGAGACGGAATCCGAAGCCGTCGACGAAGATGAGGAAGACGTGCCCGCCGGGGACGAAACCGTCGACGAGACCGAGGAGACCGAGGCCGAGGAAGCATGA
- the ndk gene encoding nucleoside-diphosphate kinase translates to MSDHERTFVMVKPDAFARGLVGEVVSRLEDRGLKLVGIKVENMPRARAEEHYSEHEDKPFYDDLVDFITSGPVVPMVWEGQDATRQVRQMIGETDPLEADPGTIRGDYALDLGRNVVHAADHEDEGANEREIGIHFDDDELIDYDQHDGEWLYE, encoded by the coding sequence ATGAGCGATCACGAGCGAACCTTCGTGATGGTCAAGCCCGACGCCTTCGCACGCGGACTGGTAGGCGAAGTCGTCTCTCGACTCGAGGACCGCGGGCTCAAGCTCGTCGGGATCAAGGTCGAGAACATGCCCCGTGCACGGGCGGAAGAACACTACAGCGAACACGAGGACAAGCCGTTCTACGACGACCTCGTGGACTTCATCACCTCGGGACCGGTCGTCCCGATGGTCTGGGAGGGCCAGGACGCGACGCGGCAGGTCCGCCAGATGATCGGCGAGACCGACCCGCTCGAGGCCGACCCCGGAACGATCCGAGGCGACTACGCGCTCGATCTCGGTCGGAACGTCGTTCACGCCGCCGACCACGAGGACGAGGGCGCGAACGAACGCGAAATCGGCATCCACTTCGACGACGACGAGCTGATCGACTACGATCAGCACGACGGCGAGTGGCTCTACGAATAA